In Actinoplanes lobatus, the DNA window GCTCGGCGGCCATCCACGACTCGGCCGCCTCCTCGACGACCTTCTTGCCGATGAAGTGGACTCCGCGTTCGAGCGCCTCGACGGTGCCCGAACCGGGTGTCTTGTCCGCCGCCTTGCGTTGCAACTCGGCAAACAGTTCTTCGAACGTCTTCACGAGTAGCGATTGT includes these proteins:
- a CDS encoding phosphoribosyl-ATP diphosphatase translates to MKTFEELFAELQRKAADKTPGSGTVEALERGVHFIGKKVVEEAAESWMAAEHEGPERAAEEISQLLYQAQVLMIASGLELEDVYRHL